A single genomic interval of uncultured Desulfobacter sp. harbors:
- the ilvB gene encoding biosynthetic-type acetolactate synthase large subunit gives MKLTGAQILIKMIKAQGVNTIFGYPGGATIDIHDEILKHDDLRHVLVRHEQGAVHMADAYARARQTTGVALVTSGPGATNAVTGLASAHCDSIPIVVFTGQVPTGLIGNDAFQEVDIVGITRPCTKHNYLVKDPNKLAEIIQEAFFIAGSGRPGPVLVDLPKDIIQAMIDFQMPGPVKMHTYKPNYKPNKKQMAKAVKMIKEARRPVMFGGGGVILSGASKEFTRIAKLTNMPVTASLMGLGAFPGSDPNWLGMLGMHGTYRANMSIGHSDLIFAAGVRFDDRVTGNLEKFAPEAKVIQIDIDPTSIHKNVEVDCPIVGDCKMALADIAKLMEKEAPEDLMNDRDAWLNRINEWKRLTPLKYEKSFDTIKPQYVVKKLHEITKGKAIVTTEVGQNQMWTAQYYHFEAPNHFITSGGLGVMGFGLPAAIGAKAAAPDKTVVCVAGDGSIQMNSQELMTAVAEKLDVKIVILNNRYLGMVRQWQELFYDKVYADTNMEAQPDFVKLADAYGAKGFRCDDPGKVTQTLETGLNTPGTVIMEFIVEREESVYPMVPAGGAITDMLLV, from the coding sequence ATGAAACTCACAGGGGCCCAAATCCTCATTAAGATGATAAAGGCACAGGGTGTTAATACTATTTTCGGATATCCCGGCGGTGCCACCATTGATATCCATGACGAAATCCTTAAACACGATGACCTGCGCCATGTTCTGGTACGCCACGAACAGGGGGCCGTTCACATGGCCGATGCCTATGCAAGGGCGCGTCAAACCACGGGCGTCGCACTTGTAACCTCGGGGCCCGGTGCGACCAATGCCGTAACAGGACTTGCATCCGCCCACTGCGATTCCATTCCCATCGTGGTCTTTACAGGCCAGGTGCCCACAGGCCTTATCGGCAACGATGCCTTCCAGGAAGTAGACATTGTCGGCATCACCCGCCCCTGCACCAAACACAACTACCTGGTAAAGGACCCAAACAAGCTTGCGGAAATCATCCAGGAAGCCTTTTTCATTGCCGGTTCCGGCCGCCCCGGTCCGGTGCTGGTGGACCTGCCCAAGGATATTATCCAGGCTATGATTGATTTTCAAATGCCGGGGCCCGTGAAAATGCACACCTACAAGCCCAATTACAAGCCGAATAAAAAACAGATGGCAAAGGCCGTAAAAATGATCAAAGAGGCCCGCCGTCCTGTAATGTTTGGCGGCGGCGGCGTTATTTTATCCGGGGCAAGCAAGGAATTTACCCGGATTGCCAAACTTACCAATATGCCCGTAACGGCATCCCTGATGGGGCTTGGGGCCTTTCCCGGATCTGATCCGAATTGGCTGGGTATGCTGGGCATGCACGGCACCTACCGGGCCAACATGAGCATTGGCCACAGCGACCTGATTTTTGCAGCCGGCGTTCGGTTTGATGACCGTGTAACCGGCAACCTTGAAAAATTCGCACCCGAGGCCAAAGTTATTCAGATCGACATTGACCCCACATCCATCCACAAAAACGTTGAGGTTGATTGCCCCATTGTAGGGGATTGTAAAATGGCTCTGGCGGATATTGCCAAGCTTATGGAAAAAGAAGCGCCCGAAGATCTTATGAACGACCGGGACGCATGGCTTAACCGCATCAACGAGTGGAAACGACTGACCCCCTTAAAATACGAAAAGTCTTTTGACACGATCAAGCCGCAATATGTAGTAAAAAAACTGCATGAAATCACCAAAGGCAAAGCCATTGTTACCACGGAAGTGGGACAAAACCAGATGTGGACCGCCCAGTATTATCATTTTGAAGCCCCCAACCATTTTATAACATCCGGCGGTCTTGGTGTTATGGGCTTTGGCCTTCCCGCAGCCATAGGCGCCAAAGCAGCGGCACCGGACAAAACAGTTGTCTGTGTGGCCGGCGACGGCTCGATCCAGATGAATTCCCAGGAACTTATGACAGCTGTGGCTGAAAAACTGGATGTAAAAATCGTTATTTTAAACAACCGTTATTTAGGCATGGTGCGCCAGTGGCAGGAACTTTTCTACGATAAAGTATATGCCGACACCAATATGGAGGCCCAGCCCGATTTCGTGAAGCTTGCCGACGCATACGGGGCAAAAGGTTTCAGGTGCGATGATCCGGGCAAGGTGACCCAGACCCTTGAAACGGGTTTGAATACGCCGGGTACGGTGATCATGGAATTTATTGTTGAACGTGAAGAATCGGTCTATCCCATGGTTCCGGCAGGCGGAGCCATCACTGACATGCTTCTGGTTTAA
- the ilvN gene encoding acetolactate synthase small subunit encodes METNRYILSILVDNEPGVLSRISGLFSGRGFNIDSLSVAKTADPHVSVVTMVTFCDAHIIEQIKKQLHKLINVITVNDLTQKEYVERELALVKVHAKTDKRAEIMRIVDIFRSRIVDVGCSHFIVEVSGDSGKINAFVELMRPMGIIEIASTGTIALGRETGK; translated from the coding sequence ATGGAAACCAACAGATACATTTTATCAATTCTTGTGGACAATGAACCGGGGGTATTGTCCCGGATTTCAGGGCTGTTTTCCGGCCGCGGGTTTAACATTGATTCCTTAAGCGTGGCAAAAACAGCCGATCCCCACGTCTCCGTAGTCACCATGGTCACGTTCTGCGACGCGCATATCATCGAACAGATTAAAAAGCAGTTGCATAAGCTGATCAATGTCATAACGGTGAATGATCTAACGCAAAAAGAATATGTGGAACGTGAGCTTGCCCTGGTCAAGGTTCATGCCAAAACCGACAAACGGGCTGAAATTATGCGTATCGTTGATATTTTCAGATCCAGGATCGTTGATGTCGGCTGCTCACACTTTATTGTGGAAGTGTCGGGCGATTCGGGCAAAATCAATGCGTTTGTTGAATTGATGAGGCCCATGGGCATTATTGAGATTGCCTCCACCGGCACCATTGCCCTGGGCAGGGAGACCGGAAAATGA
- the ilvD gene encoding dihydroxy-acid dehydratase has product MRRSRIATQGVARAPHRGLLKALGYTDMELNRPLIGIANSANELIPGHMHLDSIVKAVKAGISMAGGTPMEFSTIGVCDGIAMNHIGMHYSLASRELIADSIEVTATAHPFDGIVMVPNCDKIVPGMLMAAARLNIPSIFISGGPMLAGRHPHDRSKKIDLVTIFEAVGAVQSGKMTEEELLEMEDAGCPTCGSCAGMFTANSMNCLTEAIGMGLPGNGTIPAPMSSRLRLAKAAGMQIMNLVVHDITPDKIMTRQAFMNALAVDMALGCSTNTVLHLKAVAAEAGVDIPLELINEVSKKTPHLCSLSPGGKDHIEDLDAAGGIQAVMKELSDNNMIDTGLVTVTGKTIEENLEKVQVKYPDVIRPVNDPYHKEGGLAVLFGNLAPEGCVVKQSAVLPEMMTHQGPARVFDCEEDASSAIMERQITPGDVIVIRYEGPAGGPGMREMLTPTSAIAGMGLDDRCALITDGRFSGGTKGASIGHVSPEAAQGGLIALIHEGDQIRIDIPNKTIELLVPEDELAQRKADWKKPEPKIKKGYMARYAKMVTSAGNGAIFK; this is encoded by the coding sequence ATCGGGATTGCCAATTCCGCCAATGAACTGATCCCGGGCCACATGCACTTGGACTCCATTGTCAAAGCCGTCAAGGCCGGTATCTCCATGGCCGGCGGCACCCCCATGGAATTTTCCACCATCGGCGTATGCGACGGTATTGCCATGAATCATATCGGCATGCACTATTCATTGGCATCAAGGGAACTTATCGCCGACAGCATTGAAGTGACGGCCACGGCCCACCCCTTTGACGGTATTGTCATGGTGCCCAATTGCGATAAAATTGTTCCCGGTATGCTCATGGCCGCAGCACGGCTTAACATCCCTTCCATTTTTATCAGCGGCGGCCCCATGCTTGCCGGACGCCACCCCCATGACCGGTCAAAAAAAATTGATCTGGTCACCATATTCGAAGCCGTGGGTGCAGTACAAAGCGGCAAAATGACCGAAGAAGAACTGTTGGAAATGGAAGATGCCGGCTGTCCCACCTGCGGGTCCTGTGCCGGCATGTTCACAGCCAATTCCATGAACTGCCTCACCGAAGCCATCGGCATGGGACTACCCGGCAACGGCACCATTCCGGCGCCCATGTCCAGTCGGCTGCGCCTGGCAAAAGCAGCGGGTATGCAGATTATGAATTTGGTGGTACACGACATTACCCCGGACAAAATCATGACCCGACAGGCCTTTATGAATGCCTTGGCCGTGGATATGGCATTAGGCTGTTCCACCAATACGGTTCTTCATCTTAAAGCCGTGGCTGCCGAGGCAGGCGTGGATATCCCCCTGGAATTGATTAATGAAGTCAGCAAAAAAACCCCTCATTTATGCTCCTTAAGCCCCGGCGGAAAAGATCATATCGAAGACCTTGACGCCGCCGGCGGAATCCAGGCCGTGATGAAGGAATTAAGTGACAACAATATGATCGACACAGGGCTTGTGACAGTCACAGGCAAAACCATTGAAGAAAACCTTGAAAAAGTACAGGTCAAATACCCGGATGTCATCCGGCCGGTTAACGATCCCTATCATAAGGAAGGCGGGCTTGCCGTATTGTTCGGCAACCTTGCACCCGAAGGCTGTGTGGTTAAGCAGTCTGCGGTTCTGCCGGAAATGATGACCCACCAGGGGCCCGCAAGGGTATTTGATTGCGAAGAAGATGCAAGCTCCGCAATCATGGAGCGACAGATCACTCCGGGCGATGTTATCGTAATCCGGTACGAGGGACCTGCCGGGGGGCCGGGCATGCGCGAGATGCTCACCCCCACATCAGCCATTGCAGGCATGGGGCTTGATGACCGGTGTGCCCTGATTACAGACGGCCGATTTTCCGGTGGCACCAAAGGCGCCAGCATCGGTCATGTATCTCCGGAAGCTGCCCAGGGAGGCCTGATTGCCCTTATTCATGAAGGTGATCAAATCCGCATTGATATTCCAAACAAAACCATTGAACTGCTGGTGCCCGAAGATGAACTGGCCCAACGAAAAGCAGACTGGAAAAAACCCGAGCCCAAAATCAAAAAAGGCTATATGGCCCGTTATGCCAAGATGGTTACATCTGCCGGCAATGGTGCCATATTTAAATAG